Proteins from a genomic interval of Labrus mixtus unplaced genomic scaffold, fLabMix1.1 SCAFFOLD_141, whole genome shotgun sequence:
- the LOC132970635 gene encoding phosphofurin acidic cluster sorting protein 2-like isoform X3, whose translation MVKVGIVEQTSATSGDSDDAAPLGSSLLSSTPPQVSPALKEASPTPPSSPSVNTSFCAYSSAGQAELMGLQVDYWAAPTERKKDFEKRDSSSKNTLKCNFRSLQVSRLPLGGAEASSLPTMSMTVVTKEKNKKVMFLPKKSKDKEVESKSQVIEGISRLICTAKHQQTMLRVLIDGVEWNDVKFFQLAAQWSSHVKHFPIGIFGHSKGPY comes from the exons ATGGTGAAAGTCGGTATTGtggagcaaacatctgcaacgTCAG GAGACTCTGATGATGCTGCACCTCTGGGCTCCTCGCTGCTCTCCTCCACGCCGCCTCAAGTCTCACCTGCACTCAAAGAGGCGTCgcccacccccccctcctctccctccgtcAACACCAGCTTCTGTGCTTACAG TTCTGCAGGTCAGGCGGAGCTGATGGGGCTGCAGGTGGACTACTGGGCGGCTcccacagagaggaagaaagacttTGAGAAACGAGACTCCTCCTCCAAAAACACTCTCAAGTGCAATTTCCGCTCGCTGCAGGTCAGCCGGCTGCCACTAGGGGGCGCAGAGGCGAGCTCCCTGCCCACCATGTCCATGACTGTGGTGACCAAGGAGAAGAATAAGAAGG TCATGTTCCTGCCAAAAAAGAGCAAAGACAAGGAGGTGGAATCTAAGAGTCAGGTGATCGAGGGCATCAGCCGGCTCATCTGCACTGCCAAGCACCAGCAGACCATGCTGAGAG ttctGATCGACGGCGTCGAGTGGAACGACGTCAAGTTTTTCCAGCTGGCGGCTCAGTGGTCCTCCCACGTCAAACACTTCCCCATCGGGATCTTTGGACACTCCAAAGGGCCGTACTAA